The following are encoded together in the Portunus trituberculatus isolate SZX2019 chromosome 25, ASM1759143v1, whole genome shotgun sequence genome:
- the LOC123508711 gene encoding uncharacterized protein LOC123508711 isoform X3, giving the protein MRVESSEAVVGGIGDMVRSEGMGVKGTVSPPLSAAVSQVSLAPSDLTTSDPDLVTSSAYSSAASSRPPSSSQVSLPTTDLDLTPESPPPSAPPSRPASCSGLVTPELALPTPEEYTAETVEFPTSPRALKGGSKRGAGVCFLETDEVLSANFLTPNYKLDDSELCDDSPKQGNGFEVGSDQEEDYFEEFHLPNSHENAFVRHKSFRRKVHLTPINAPDAEKIEGLVRTGEFQRHGSIRRKMVPEEPSIILENAESSSKLDQIGNETSMDNDIVGPFAKDLKEIESMLNDSEVGDVSDIIVDFSNEADRKAMGEGGNQATTSTPKSSTNGSASFGAVDCSINCREELSCDESLSIEQTTLMKVRECLDFTRLKDIYVLSGRLQDILTAKEVEEILNNSERYSEYVNKEVIEALHNSLQEQQNSDSSIGEIDSSLSCSKKIIHAEGVDMENGEASDIRAVIDDSELQDEEAETNVSKRSSCMFVDDDEEEEDTNFRFERRRSFRLGKEGEKQVEVEGVFVESRSQDIGLKKIKAPTLDLSGNVSEELTDPSELPTTETSEDPVPATPMTSTSKSETQPLEPPAVLPDIVITVAGENVLQDDDENMYLPKCSAITESDCSVPEVSFSDSSSEQERPKFGDCDILIHRRRISVAEDILQSPVDDDNISVASAFSQRSEAEDEAEDDLDAFTESAAADFRYESDSEIDPLPPPPPQMIPELTAAEESFEERHWRNIVIGGVWHRIDMKVIAPYKKCVSHGGYLGQNRNAVIVISACELPDRSRRDYNYVMDNLFLYVLSTLEQLIADDYILLYLAGGTPKSSMPSFHWLKKAYQMIDRKLRKNLKTLHVVHPTFWVRALVAFSRPFISTKFYRKLTFVNNLTELAQMIPLDQLHIPDAVKQENDGGLRDDDP; this is encoded by the exons ATGCGTGTCGAAAGCAGCGAAGCCGTGGTGGGCGGCATCGGAGACATGGTGCGCTCCGAGGGAATGGGCGTGAAAGGTACTGTCAGCCCGCCCCTGAGTGCTGCTGTCTCTCAGGTGTCGCTAGCACCCAGCGACCTGACGACAAGCGATCCTGATCTGGTCACTTCGTCCGCCTATTCGTCAGCGGCGTCCTCCCGGCCACCCTCGTCCTCGCAAGTGTCTCTCCCTACCACAGACTTGGACCTCACGCCGGAGTCGCCGCCGCCGTCTGCCCCTCCCTCCAGACCCGCCTCCTGTTCCGGCCTGGTGACTCCCGAATTGGCTCTGCCCACTCCAGAGGAGTACACAgcagagacag TGGAGTTCCCCACGAGTCCACGGGCACTGAAGGGTGGCAGCAAGCGAGGTGCAGGAGTGTGCTTCCTTGAGACCGATGAGGTGCTGTCCGCTAACTTTCTGACTCCAAACTATAAATTAG ATGATTCTGAGTTGTGTGATGACTCTCCTAAACAAGGCAATGGCTTTGAAGTTGGTAGTGACCAGGAAGAAGATTATTTTGAAGAATTTCACCTCCCAAACTCCCATGAAAATGCATTTGTGAGACACAAAAGCTTCCGCCGCAAGGTGCACCTGACTCCCATTAATGCTCCTGATGCTGAAAAGATTGAGGGACTCGTTCGCACTGGAGAGTTTCAGAGACATGGCAGTATTAGGAGAAAAATGGTGCCTGAGGAACCCAGCATAATTCTTGAAAATGCAGAAAGTTCATCCAAGCTTGATCAAATTGGTAATGAAACAAGTATGGATAATGATATTGTTGGACCATTTGCCAAGGAcctgaaggaaattgaaagCATGTTAAATGACAGTGAAGTTGGTGATGTGTCAGATATTATTGTTGACTTCTCAAATGAGGCTGACAGGAAGGcaatgggagaaggagggaatcaAGCCACTACATCTACACCAAAATCCAGTACAAATGGTAGTGCAAGCTTTGGTGCAGTGGACTGTTCCATTAACTGTAGGGAAGAACTATCATGTGATGAAAGCTTGAGCATCGAACAAACCACGTTAATGAAGGTTCGTGAATGTTTGGATTTTACAAGATTAAAAGATATCTATGTTCTCAGTGGAAGACTACAAGATATACTTACTGCCAAAGAAGTTGAAGAAATTTTGAATAACTCTGAAAGATATAGTGAGTATGTGAACAAAGAGGTGATTGAAGCACTGCATAACTCGCTGCAGGAACAACAGAACTCGGACAGTAGCATTGGTGAGATAGACAGCAGCCTTTCATGctcaaaaaaaattatacatgcTGAAGGTGTTGATATGGAAAATGGTGAAGCATCTGACATTCGAGCTGTGATTGATGACAGTGAACTGCAGGATGAAGAAGCTGAAACCAATGTCTCCAAGAGATCGTCTTGTATGTTTGTtgacgatgatgaagaagaagaggacactAACTTTAGGTTTGAGCGCCGCAGGTCTTTCAGACtcggaaaggaaggagagaagcaagTAGAAGTAGAGGGAGTGTTCGTTGAGAGTCGGTCTCAAGATATCGGCCTCAAGAAGATCAAAGCCCCAACTCTTGATCTGAGTGGAAATGTCTCGGAAGAATTAACTGATCCCTCGGAACTCCCAACTACTGAAACCAGTGAAGACCCTGTCCCTGCTACCCCAATGACTTCTACCAGTAAGAGTGAGACTCAGCCTCTAGAACCTCCAGCTGTTCTCCCAGACATAGTGATCACAGTTGCCGGGGAAAATGTGCtacaggatgatgatgagaataTGTACTTACCCAAATGCAGTGCCATTACAGAGAGTGATTGTTCTGTTCCTGAGGTATCCTTTAGTGATTCTTCTTCTGAGCAAG AGAGACCCAAGTTTGGTGACTGCGACATTCTGATTCATCGAAGAAGAATCTCTGTGGCTGAAGACATCTTGCAGTCCCCAGTTGATGATGACAACATATCTGTCGCATCTGCCTTCAGTCAGCGCAGTGAAGCTGAAGATGAAGCAGAA GATGACTTGGATGCCTTCACGGAGTCTGCTGCAGCTGACTTCAGGTATGAAAGTGACTCTGAAATTGACCCtctgccacctccacctccacaaatGATCCCTGAGCTCACAGCTGCTGAGGAAAGTTTTGAAGAGAGACACTGGAGGAacattgtgattggaggagtgTGGCATCGCATTGACATGAAGGTCATTGCTCCTTATAAAAAG TGTGTGAGTCACGGAGGTTACCTTGGCCAGAACAGGAATGCAGTCATAGTGATCAGTGCCTGTGAACTGCCCGATCGCTCCCGGCGAGACTACAATTATGTAATGGATAACTTGTTCTT ATACGTGTTGTCCACTCTAGAACAATTGATTGCAGATGACTATATCTTGCTCTACCTTGCTGGAGGCACACCAAAGTCTAGCATGCCAAGCTTTCACTGGCTGAAGAAAGCCTACCAGATGATTGACCGCAAACTGCGAAAGAATCTCAAAACTCTCCATGTAGTGCATCCCACATTCTGGGTGCGGGCACTGGTGGCCTTCTCCAGACCCTTCATCAG CACTAAATTCTACCGGAAGCTGACCTTTGTGAACAATTTGACTGAACTTGCTCAGATGATCCCACTGGACCAGCTACACATACCAGATGCAGTCAAACA GGAAAATGAT ggcGGACTTCGAGATGATGATccgtga
- the LOC123508711 gene encoding uncharacterized protein LOC123508711 isoform X1: protein MRVESSEAVVGGIGDMVRSEGMGVKGTVSPPLSAAVSQVSLAPSDLTTSDPDLVTSSAYSSAASSRPPSSSQVSLPTTDLDLTPESPPPSAPPSRPASCSGLVTPELALPTPEEYTAETVEFPTSPRALKGGSKRGAGVCFLETDEVLSANFLTPNYKLDDSELCDDSPKQGNGFEVGSDQEEDYFEEFHLPNSHENAFVRHKSFRRKVHLTPINAPDAEKIEGLVRTGEFQRHGSIRRKMVPEEPSIILENAESSSKLDQIGNETSMDNDIVGPFAKDLKEIESMLNDSEVGDVSDIIVDFSNEADRKAMGEGGNQATTSTPKSSTNGSASFGAVDCSINCREELSCDESLSIEQTTLMKVRECLDFTRLKDIYVLSGRLQDILTAKEVEEILNNSERYSEYVNKEVIEALHNSLQEQQNSDSSIGEIDSSLSCSKKIIHAEGVDMENGEASDIRAVIDDSELQDEEAETNVSKRSSCMFVDDDEEEEDTNFRFERRRSFRLGKEGEKQVEVEGVFVESRSQDIGLKKIKAPTLDLSGNVSEELTDPSELPTTETSEDPVPATPMTSTSKSETQPLEPPAVLPDIVITVAGENVLQDDDENMYLPKCSAITESDCSVPEVSFSDSSSEQERPKFGDCDILIHRRRISVAEDILQSPVDDDNISVASAFSQRSEAEDEAEDDLDAFTESAAADFRYESDSEIDPLPPPPPQMIPELTAAEESFEERHWRNIVIGGVWHRIDMKVIAPYKKCVSHGGYLGQNRNAVIVISACELPDRSRRDYNYVMDNLFLYVLSTLEQLIADDYILLYLAGGTPKSSMPSFHWLKKAYQMIDRKLRKNLKTLHVVHPTFWVRALVAFSRPFISTKFYRKLTFVNNLTELAQMIPLDQLHIPDAVKQADFEMMIREKKKNAGKRRPYSLTAR from the exons ATGCGTGTCGAAAGCAGCGAAGCCGTGGTGGGCGGCATCGGAGACATGGTGCGCTCCGAGGGAATGGGCGTGAAAGGTACTGTCAGCCCGCCCCTGAGTGCTGCTGTCTCTCAGGTGTCGCTAGCACCCAGCGACCTGACGACAAGCGATCCTGATCTGGTCACTTCGTCCGCCTATTCGTCAGCGGCGTCCTCCCGGCCACCCTCGTCCTCGCAAGTGTCTCTCCCTACCACAGACTTGGACCTCACGCCGGAGTCGCCGCCGCCGTCTGCCCCTCCCTCCAGACCCGCCTCCTGTTCCGGCCTGGTGACTCCCGAATTGGCTCTGCCCACTCCAGAGGAGTACACAgcagagacag TGGAGTTCCCCACGAGTCCACGGGCACTGAAGGGTGGCAGCAAGCGAGGTGCAGGAGTGTGCTTCCTTGAGACCGATGAGGTGCTGTCCGCTAACTTTCTGACTCCAAACTATAAATTAG ATGATTCTGAGTTGTGTGATGACTCTCCTAAACAAGGCAATGGCTTTGAAGTTGGTAGTGACCAGGAAGAAGATTATTTTGAAGAATTTCACCTCCCAAACTCCCATGAAAATGCATTTGTGAGACACAAAAGCTTCCGCCGCAAGGTGCACCTGACTCCCATTAATGCTCCTGATGCTGAAAAGATTGAGGGACTCGTTCGCACTGGAGAGTTTCAGAGACATGGCAGTATTAGGAGAAAAATGGTGCCTGAGGAACCCAGCATAATTCTTGAAAATGCAGAAAGTTCATCCAAGCTTGATCAAATTGGTAATGAAACAAGTATGGATAATGATATTGTTGGACCATTTGCCAAGGAcctgaaggaaattgaaagCATGTTAAATGACAGTGAAGTTGGTGATGTGTCAGATATTATTGTTGACTTCTCAAATGAGGCTGACAGGAAGGcaatgggagaaggagggaatcaAGCCACTACATCTACACCAAAATCCAGTACAAATGGTAGTGCAAGCTTTGGTGCAGTGGACTGTTCCATTAACTGTAGGGAAGAACTATCATGTGATGAAAGCTTGAGCATCGAACAAACCACGTTAATGAAGGTTCGTGAATGTTTGGATTTTACAAGATTAAAAGATATCTATGTTCTCAGTGGAAGACTACAAGATATACTTACTGCCAAAGAAGTTGAAGAAATTTTGAATAACTCTGAAAGATATAGTGAGTATGTGAACAAAGAGGTGATTGAAGCACTGCATAACTCGCTGCAGGAACAACAGAACTCGGACAGTAGCATTGGTGAGATAGACAGCAGCCTTTCATGctcaaaaaaaattatacatgcTGAAGGTGTTGATATGGAAAATGGTGAAGCATCTGACATTCGAGCTGTGATTGATGACAGTGAACTGCAGGATGAAGAAGCTGAAACCAATGTCTCCAAGAGATCGTCTTGTATGTTTGTtgacgatgatgaagaagaagaggacactAACTTTAGGTTTGAGCGCCGCAGGTCTTTCAGACtcggaaaggaaggagagaagcaagTAGAAGTAGAGGGAGTGTTCGTTGAGAGTCGGTCTCAAGATATCGGCCTCAAGAAGATCAAAGCCCCAACTCTTGATCTGAGTGGAAATGTCTCGGAAGAATTAACTGATCCCTCGGAACTCCCAACTACTGAAACCAGTGAAGACCCTGTCCCTGCTACCCCAATGACTTCTACCAGTAAGAGTGAGACTCAGCCTCTAGAACCTCCAGCTGTTCTCCCAGACATAGTGATCACAGTTGCCGGGGAAAATGTGCtacaggatgatgatgagaataTGTACTTACCCAAATGCAGTGCCATTACAGAGAGTGATTGTTCTGTTCCTGAGGTATCCTTTAGTGATTCTTCTTCTGAGCAAG AGAGACCCAAGTTTGGTGACTGCGACATTCTGATTCATCGAAGAAGAATCTCTGTGGCTGAAGACATCTTGCAGTCCCCAGTTGATGATGACAACATATCTGTCGCATCTGCCTTCAGTCAGCGCAGTGAAGCTGAAGATGAAGCAGAA GATGACTTGGATGCCTTCACGGAGTCTGCTGCAGCTGACTTCAGGTATGAAAGTGACTCTGAAATTGACCCtctgccacctccacctccacaaatGATCCCTGAGCTCACAGCTGCTGAGGAAAGTTTTGAAGAGAGACACTGGAGGAacattgtgattggaggagtgTGGCATCGCATTGACATGAAGGTCATTGCTCCTTATAAAAAG TGTGTGAGTCACGGAGGTTACCTTGGCCAGAACAGGAATGCAGTCATAGTGATCAGTGCCTGTGAACTGCCCGATCGCTCCCGGCGAGACTACAATTATGTAATGGATAACTTGTTCTT ATACGTGTTGTCCACTCTAGAACAATTGATTGCAGATGACTATATCTTGCTCTACCTTGCTGGAGGCACACCAAAGTCTAGCATGCCAAGCTTTCACTGGCTGAAGAAAGCCTACCAGATGATTGACCGCAAACTGCGAAAGAATCTCAAAACTCTCCATGTAGTGCATCCCACATTCTGGGTGCGGGCACTGGTGGCCTTCTCCAGACCCTTCATCAG CACTAAATTCTACCGGAAGCTGACCTTTGTGAACAATTTGACTGAACTTGCTCAGATGATCCCACTGGACCAGCTACACATACCAGATGCAGTCAAACA ggcGGACTTCGAGATGATGATccgtgaaaagaagaagaatgctgGCAAGAGAAGACCTTATTCCCTCACAGCAAGATGA
- the LOC123508711 gene encoding uncharacterized protein LOC123508711 isoform X2, producing MRVESSEAVVGGIGDMVRSEGMGVKGTVSPPLSAAVSQVSLAPSDLTTSDPDLVTSSAYSSAASSRPPSSSQVSLPTTDLDLTPESPPPSAPPSRPASCSGLVTPELALPTPEEYTAETVEFPTSPRALKGGSKRGAGVCFLETDEVLSANFLTPNYKLDDSELCDDSPKQGNGFEVGSDQEEDYFEEFHLPNSHENAFVRHKSFRRKVHLTPINAPDAEKIEGLVRTGEFQRHGSIRRKMVPEEPSIILENAESSSKLDQIGNETSMDNDIVGPFAKDLKEIESMLNDSEVGDVSDIIVDFSNEADRKAMGEGGNQATTSTPKSSTNGSASFGAVDCSINCREELSCDESLSIEQTTLMKVRECLDFTRLKDIYVLSGRLQDILTAKEVEEILNNSERYSEYVNKEVIEALHNSLQEQQNSDSSIGEIDSSLSCSKKIIHAEGVDMENGEASDIRAVIDDSELQDEEAETNVSKRSSCMFVDDDEEEEDTNFRFERRRSFRLGKEGEKQVEVEGVFVESRSQDIGLKKIKAPTLDLSGNVSEELTDPSELPTTETSEDPVPATPMTSTSKSETQPLEPPAVLPDIVITVAGENVLQDDDENMYLPKCSAITESDCSVPEVSFSDSSSEQERPKFGDCDILIHRRRISVAEDILQSPVDDDNISVASAFSQRSEAEDEAEDDLDAFTESAAADFRYESDSEIDPLPPPPPQMIPELTAAEESFEERHWRNIVIGGVWHRIDMKVIAPYKKCVSHGGYLGQNRNAVIVISACELPDRSRRDYNYVMDNLFLYVLSTLEQLIADDYILLYLAGGTPKSSMPSFHWLKKAYQMIDRKLRKNLKTLHVVHPTFWVRALVAFSRPFISTKFYRKLTFVNNLTELAQMIPLDQLHIPDAVKQENDVSTVFFKLWCFT from the exons ATGCGTGTCGAAAGCAGCGAAGCCGTGGTGGGCGGCATCGGAGACATGGTGCGCTCCGAGGGAATGGGCGTGAAAGGTACTGTCAGCCCGCCCCTGAGTGCTGCTGTCTCTCAGGTGTCGCTAGCACCCAGCGACCTGACGACAAGCGATCCTGATCTGGTCACTTCGTCCGCCTATTCGTCAGCGGCGTCCTCCCGGCCACCCTCGTCCTCGCAAGTGTCTCTCCCTACCACAGACTTGGACCTCACGCCGGAGTCGCCGCCGCCGTCTGCCCCTCCCTCCAGACCCGCCTCCTGTTCCGGCCTGGTGACTCCCGAATTGGCTCTGCCCACTCCAGAGGAGTACACAgcagagacag TGGAGTTCCCCACGAGTCCACGGGCACTGAAGGGTGGCAGCAAGCGAGGTGCAGGAGTGTGCTTCCTTGAGACCGATGAGGTGCTGTCCGCTAACTTTCTGACTCCAAACTATAAATTAG ATGATTCTGAGTTGTGTGATGACTCTCCTAAACAAGGCAATGGCTTTGAAGTTGGTAGTGACCAGGAAGAAGATTATTTTGAAGAATTTCACCTCCCAAACTCCCATGAAAATGCATTTGTGAGACACAAAAGCTTCCGCCGCAAGGTGCACCTGACTCCCATTAATGCTCCTGATGCTGAAAAGATTGAGGGACTCGTTCGCACTGGAGAGTTTCAGAGACATGGCAGTATTAGGAGAAAAATGGTGCCTGAGGAACCCAGCATAATTCTTGAAAATGCAGAAAGTTCATCCAAGCTTGATCAAATTGGTAATGAAACAAGTATGGATAATGATATTGTTGGACCATTTGCCAAGGAcctgaaggaaattgaaagCATGTTAAATGACAGTGAAGTTGGTGATGTGTCAGATATTATTGTTGACTTCTCAAATGAGGCTGACAGGAAGGcaatgggagaaggagggaatcaAGCCACTACATCTACACCAAAATCCAGTACAAATGGTAGTGCAAGCTTTGGTGCAGTGGACTGTTCCATTAACTGTAGGGAAGAACTATCATGTGATGAAAGCTTGAGCATCGAACAAACCACGTTAATGAAGGTTCGTGAATGTTTGGATTTTACAAGATTAAAAGATATCTATGTTCTCAGTGGAAGACTACAAGATATACTTACTGCCAAAGAAGTTGAAGAAATTTTGAATAACTCTGAAAGATATAGTGAGTATGTGAACAAAGAGGTGATTGAAGCACTGCATAACTCGCTGCAGGAACAACAGAACTCGGACAGTAGCATTGGTGAGATAGACAGCAGCCTTTCATGctcaaaaaaaattatacatgcTGAAGGTGTTGATATGGAAAATGGTGAAGCATCTGACATTCGAGCTGTGATTGATGACAGTGAACTGCAGGATGAAGAAGCTGAAACCAATGTCTCCAAGAGATCGTCTTGTATGTTTGTtgacgatgatgaagaagaagaggacactAACTTTAGGTTTGAGCGCCGCAGGTCTTTCAGACtcggaaaggaaggagagaagcaagTAGAAGTAGAGGGAGTGTTCGTTGAGAGTCGGTCTCAAGATATCGGCCTCAAGAAGATCAAAGCCCCAACTCTTGATCTGAGTGGAAATGTCTCGGAAGAATTAACTGATCCCTCGGAACTCCCAACTACTGAAACCAGTGAAGACCCTGTCCCTGCTACCCCAATGACTTCTACCAGTAAGAGTGAGACTCAGCCTCTAGAACCTCCAGCTGTTCTCCCAGACATAGTGATCACAGTTGCCGGGGAAAATGTGCtacaggatgatgatgagaataTGTACTTACCCAAATGCAGTGCCATTACAGAGAGTGATTGTTCTGTTCCTGAGGTATCCTTTAGTGATTCTTCTTCTGAGCAAG AGAGACCCAAGTTTGGTGACTGCGACATTCTGATTCATCGAAGAAGAATCTCTGTGGCTGAAGACATCTTGCAGTCCCCAGTTGATGATGACAACATATCTGTCGCATCTGCCTTCAGTCAGCGCAGTGAAGCTGAAGATGAAGCAGAA GATGACTTGGATGCCTTCACGGAGTCTGCTGCAGCTGACTTCAGGTATGAAAGTGACTCTGAAATTGACCCtctgccacctccacctccacaaatGATCCCTGAGCTCACAGCTGCTGAGGAAAGTTTTGAAGAGAGACACTGGAGGAacattgtgattggaggagtgTGGCATCGCATTGACATGAAGGTCATTGCTCCTTATAAAAAG TGTGTGAGTCACGGAGGTTACCTTGGCCAGAACAGGAATGCAGTCATAGTGATCAGTGCCTGTGAACTGCCCGATCGCTCCCGGCGAGACTACAATTATGTAATGGATAACTTGTTCTT ATACGTGTTGTCCACTCTAGAACAATTGATTGCAGATGACTATATCTTGCTCTACCTTGCTGGAGGCACACCAAAGTCTAGCATGCCAAGCTTTCACTGGCTGAAGAAAGCCTACCAGATGATTGACCGCAAACTGCGAAAGAATCTCAAAACTCTCCATGTAGTGCATCCCACATTCTGGGTGCGGGCACTGGTGGCCTTCTCCAGACCCTTCATCAG CACTAAATTCTACCGGAAGCTGACCTTTGTGAACAATTTGACTGAACTTGCTCAGATGATCCCACTGGACCAGCTACACATACCAGATGCAGTCAAACA GGAAAATGATGTAAgtactgttttttttaaattatgGTGCTTTACTTGA